One window of the Megalops cyprinoides isolate fMegCyp1 chromosome 2, fMegCyp1.pri, whole genome shotgun sequence genome contains the following:
- the ppat gene encoding amidophosphoribosyltransferase, giving the protein MEFEESGIGEECGVFGCVAAGDWPTQLEVAQVLTLGLVALQHRGQESAGIVTSNGASPPTYTTLKGMGLVNTAFQPEDLLKLRHGNLGIGHTRYSTTGISELQNCQPFVVDTLHGKIAVAHNGELVNAATLRKRVMRHGVGLSTSSDSELITQLLALTPPMEELDSPDWVARIKNLMTETPTSYSLLVMYTDVIYAVRDPYGNRPLCIGRLVPISKLHSAGAGDGDTEGWVVSSESCSFQSIGARYYREVEPGEIVQISKHGVKTLSVVPRPEGDPPAFCIFEYVYFARPDSIFEGQMVYSVRQRCGRQLAIEAPTDADVVSTVPESATPAALGYAQQAGLPYVEVLCKNRYVGRTFIQPNTRLRQLGVAKKFGALTDNFAGKRVVLIDDSIVRGNTISPIIKLLREAGATEVHIRVASPPIRFPCYMGINIPTKEELIANKPEFQDIAGYIGATSVRYLSVEGLVAAVQGGIPLQKDRRIDSNSKASSRVGHCTACLTGKYPVELEW; this is encoded by the exons ATGGAGTTTGAGGAGTCGGGCATCGGGGAGGAGTGCGGCGTGTTCGGCTGTGTGGCCGCGGGGGACTGGCCCACCCAGCTGGAGGTGGCCCAGGTACTGACGCTCGGACTAGTGGCGCTGCAGCACAG GGGTCAGGAGAGCGCAGGGATTGTCACCAGCAATGGAGCTTCACCTCCAACGTACACCACCTTGAAG GGTATGGGCTTGGTGAACACTGCCTTCCAGCCAGAGGACTTGCTGAAGCTTCGCCATGGGAACCTGGGTATCGGCCACACCCGCTACTCCACCACAGGAATCTCTGAGCTGCAGAACTGCCAGCCCTTTGTGGTCGACACTCTGCATGGCAAGATTGCCGTGGCGCACAATGGAGAGCTAGTGAATGCTGCAACACTGCGCAAACGG GTGATGCGGCATGGTGTGGGTCTCTCCACCAGCTCGGACAGTGAGCTGATCACTCAACTGCTGGCGCTGACTCCGCccatggaggagctggactCCCCTGATTGGGTTGCCAG AATAAAGAACCTGATGACAGAGACACCCACCTCCTACTCGCTGCTGGTGATGTACACAGACGTCATTTACGCTGTGAGAGACCCGTATGGCAACCGGCCCCTCTGCATTGGCAGGCTCGTCCCCATCTCCAAACTGCACAGCGCAG GAGCAGGGGATGGAGACACAGAGGGCTGGGTGGTGTCATCAGAGTCCTGCAGCTTCCAGTCCATCGGTGCACG GTACTATCGTGAGGTTGAGCCTGGGGAGATCGTGCAGATCTCTAAACATGGAGTGAAGACCCTGAGCGTCGTACCCCGGCCAGAGGGAGATCCTCCTGCCTTCTGCATATTTGAATATGTTTACTTTGCCAGGCCGGACTCCATATTTGAAG GTCAGATGGTGTATAGCGTCCGGCAGCGCTGTGGACGCCAGCTTGCCATTGAGGCCCCCACAGATGCAGATGTGGTCAGCACTGTACCAGAATCGGCCACACCCGCCGCACTGGGCTACGCCCAGCAG gcaGGGTTGCCCTACGTGGAGGTGCTGTGTAAGAACCGCTATGTCGGACGCACCTTCATTCAGCCCAACACTCGCCTCCGACAGCTGGGGGTGGCCAAGAAGTTCGGCGCCTTGACTGACAACTTTGCCGGGAAAAGGGTGGTCCTGATCGATGACTCCATCGTCAGGGGCAACACGATATCGCCAATCATCAAACTGCTGAGGGAAGCTGGAGCCACCGAG gtgcaCATTCGTGTGGCTTCGCCGCCCATCCGGTTCCCCTGCTACATGGGCATCAACATCCCCACCAAAGAGGAGCTCATCGCCAACAAGCCAGAGTTCCAGGACATCGCTGGCTACATCG GGGCCACCAGTGTACGCTACCTGTCTGTGGAAGGGCTGGTGGCTGCGGTTCAGGGTGGAATCCCACTGCAGAAGGATCGGAGGATCGACTCCAACAGCAAGGCCAGCAGCAGGGTGGGGCACTGCACTGCCTGCCTTACAGGGAAATACCCTGTGGAGCTGGAGTGGTGA
- the paics gene encoding multifunctional protein ADE2: MASASELKIGKKLNEGKTKEIYEVLDQPGHVLVQSKDQITAGNAARKDQMEGKAAISNKTTSCVFKLLQDVGIKTAFVKQHSDTAFVAAYCEMIPLEWVCRRVATGSFLKRNPGVKEGYRFSPLKMEIFFKDDANNDPQWSEEQLLEARFCLAGLDIGRCEVDIMSRSTVAIFEILEKAWATQNCTLVDMKIEFGVNVATKEIILADVIDNDSWRLWPAGDRSQQKDKQVYRDLKEVTPEAMQMVKRNFEWVAERVELLLEPQSRGRVVVLMGSTSDLAHCERIRSACGVFGIPCALRVTSAHKGPDETLRIKAEYEGDGVPTVFIAVAGRSNGLGPVLSGNTAYPVISCPPLTPDWGAQDVWSSLRLPSGLGCCTVLSPDAAAQFAAQVLGLSDHLVWAKLRASMLNTWISLKRADKKLQGCSL, from the exons ATGGCGTCTGCATCAG AGCTGAAGATTGGTAAGAAACTCAACGAGGGAAAAACCAAAGAGATCTATGAGGTTCTGGACCAACCTGGTCACGTTCTGGTTCAGTCCAAGGACCAGATCACTGCTGGAAATGCCGCCCGTAAGGACCAGATGGAGGGGAAGGCGGCCATTTCCAATAAGACGACCAGCTGTGTTTTCAAACTGCTCCAAGACGTTG GGATAAAGACAGCCTTTGTGAAGCAGCATTCGGACACGGCGTTTGTTGCGGCCTACTGTGAAATGATTCCCTTGGAGTGGGTGTGCAGGAGAGTGGCCACCGGCTCCTTTCTGAAGAGGAACCCTGGGGTGAAGGAGGGGTACCGATTCTCCCCTCTCAAGATGGAGATTTTCTTCAAg GACGATGCCAATAATGATCCCCAGTGGTCAGAGGAGCAGCTGTTGGAGGCCCGCTTCTGTCTCGCAGGGCTGGACATCGGCCGCTGTGAGGTGGACATTATGAGCCGAAGCACAGTGGCTATCTTTGAGATTCTGGAAAAAGCCTGGGCAACTCAGAACTGCACCCTGGTGGACATGAAG ATTGAGTTTGGGGTGAACGTGGCGACCAAGGAGATCATCCTCGCTGATGTCATCGACAACGACTCCTGGAGGCTGTGGCCGGCAGGAGATCGAAGCCAGCAGAAGGACAAGCAG GTGTACAGGGACCTGAAGGAAGTGACACCTGAGGCCATGCAGATGGTGAAGAGGAACTTTGAATGGGTCGCAGAGAGAGTGGAG ctgctgctggagcccCAGTCCCGGGGCAGGGTGGTGGTTCTGATGGGATCCACCTCGGACCTGGCCCACTGTGAGAGGATCCGCTCAGCCTGTGGCGTTTTCGGCATCCCCTGCGCCCTGAGGGTCACCTCTGCCCACAAGGGGCCCGACGAGACTCTGCGCATCAAGGCGGAGTATGAAG gagATGGGGTGCCCACCGTGTTCATCGCTGTGGCAGGACGGAGCAATGGCCTGGGCCCTGTGTTGTCAGGAAACACAGCCTATCCCGTCATCAGCTGCCCCCCACTGACTCCTGACTGGGGCGCCCAGGATGTGTGGTCCTCCCTTCGCCTGCCAAGCg GTCTGGGCTGCTGCACGGTACTTTCTCCAGATGCAGCTGCCCAATTTGCGGCCCAGGTGCTGGGGCTCAGTGACCACCTGGTTTGGGCAAAGCTGCGGGCGTCGATGCTGAACACCTGGATCTCCCTCAAACGGGCCGACAAGAAGCTGCAGGGCTGTAGCCTGTGA